The Candidatus Omnitrophota bacterium genome has a window encoding:
- the rfbB gene encoding dTDP-glucose 4,6-dehydratase: MKKILVTGGAGFIGSNFIRHILKTYDDYSVVNLDKLTYCGNLENLKDVEKDKRYKFVRGDIADRKVVESLVKGCDVIINFAAETHVDRSIKKSDDFIRTNVFGTHTLLEAARGSGIDLFVQISTDEVYGSIQEGSFKETDGLNPNSPYSATKAAGDLLARSYFVTHKLPVIVTRSSNNFGPFQYPEKVIPLFITNALEDKKLPLYADGMNMRDWLFVEDNCTAIDKVMHKGKPGGIYNIGVGGETTNLELTHAILDILGKGRDLIQFVKDRPGHDKRYALDISRISELGWKPEHDFRSALELTVEWYRNNEKWWKRLLKCRQDIKY, from the coding sequence ATGAAAAAAATACTCGTAACAGGCGGGGCCGGGTTCATCGGCTCGAATTTCATCAGACATATACTTAAGACGTATGACGATTATTCCGTGGTCAATCTCGACAAGCTGACCTATTGCGGCAACCTGGAGAACCTGAAGGATGTCGAGAAGGACAAGCGGTATAAGTTCGTCAGGGGCGATATCGCCGACAGGAAAGTCGTGGAGTCCCTGGTGAAGGGATGCGATGTGATAATAAACTTTGCCGCCGAGACCCACGTCGACCGTTCCATAAAAAAATCCGACGACTTCATAAGGACGAACGTCTTCGGTACGCACACGCTCCTTGAGGCGGCCAGGGGTTCCGGCATAGACCTCTTCGTGCAGATATCTACCGACGAGGTGTACGGCAGCATCCAGGAGGGTTCTTTCAAAGAGACGGACGGCCTGAACCCGAACAGCCCGTATTCCGCCACTAAGGCCGCGGGCGACCTCCTGGCCAGGTCGTATTTCGTTACGCACAAGCTGCCGGTCATAGTGACGCGCAGCTCGAACAATTTCGGCCCTTTCCAATACCCGGAAAAGGTCATACCGCTCTTCATCACCAACGCCCTCGAGGATAAGAAGCTTCCGCTCTACGCGGACGGTATGAATATGAGGGACTGGCTTTTCGTGGAAGACAACTGCACGGCGATAGATAAGGTCATGCACAAAGGGAAGCCGGGCGGGATCTACAATATAGGCGTCGGAGGCGAGACCACCAACCTGGAGCTTACCCACGCGATATTGGATATACTCGGCAAAGGCAGGGACCTCATACAGTTCGTAAAGGACAGGCCCGGCCACGACAAGCGTTATGCGCTCGATATAAGCAGGATAAGCGAGCTCGGCTGGAAACCGGAACACGATTTCAGGTCGGCGCTTGAGCTTACCGTAGAGTGGTACAGGAATAACGAGAAGTGGTGGAAGCGATTGCTCAAATGCCGCCAAGACATAAAATACTGA
- a CDS encoding SDR family oxidoreductase — MARYLVTGGAGFIGSNIVEELVRRGAEVAVLDNFITGKRENLAPFSGRIELIEGDIRDGKALAVALKGVDFVIHQAALRSVPKSVDDPFSTNDINITGTLKLLASAKSAGVKRLVYASSSSVYGDVRKFPQRESDVTSPISPYGVSKLAAECYCVTFARTFGLETVSLRYFNVFGPRQNPESKYSAVIPAFLFNMVKGESPVVEWDGRQARDFTYVGNVVKANLKACVTPGISGEVFNVACGTSKSVIDIVRALNKILKTDVKPRYAPKRSGDVRKTYADTAKMKRLLKLGRLVQFEEGLRLTVEWFRKNI; from the coding sequence ATGGCAAGATATCTCGTAACGGGCGGGGCAGGGTTCATAGGTTCAAATATAGTTGAGGAACTTGTAAGGCGCGGCGCGGAGGTGGCGGTCCTCGATAATTTTATAACCGGAAAGAGAGAGAACCTGGCGCCTTTCTCGGGCCGTATAGAGCTGATCGAGGGCGATATAAGGGATGGCAAGGCGCTTGCCGTTGCTCTCAAGGGTGTCGATTTCGTCATCCATCAGGCGGCGCTTCGCTCTGTCCCCAAGTCGGTAGACGATCCTTTCTCGACGAACGATATAAATATAACCGGGACGCTCAAACTGCTCGCCTCGGCGAAGTCGGCGGGCGTCAAGCGTCTCGTCTATGCTTCGTCGAGCTCCGTATACGGGGACGTCAGGAAGTTCCCGCAGAGGGAGTCGGATGTCACATCGCCGATATCCCCTTACGGCGTGTCGAAGCTGGCCGCGGAGTGTTATTGCGTGACCTTTGCCAGGACGTTCGGCCTCGAGACGGTATCGCTCAGGTACTTCAATGTCTTCGGCCCGCGCCAGAACCCGGAGAGCAAGTACTCCGCGGTCATACCCGCGTTCCTGTTCAATATGGTGAAAGGCGAATCGCCGGTGGTAGAATGGGACGGCAGGCAGGCGAGGGACTTCACGTACGTAGGAAATGTCGTGAAGGCGAACCTTAAGGCATGCGTCACGCCGGGCATATCCGGCGAGGTCTTCAACGTCGCCTGCGGCACATCCAAATCGGTCATAGATATAGTGAGGGCCCTCAATAAGATCCTGAAGACGGACGTCAAGCCGCGGTATGCGCCGAAGAGGTCCGGTGATGTACGCAAGACCTACGCCGATACGGCCAAGATGAAAAGGCTGCTTAAGCTCGGCCGCCTGGTCCAGTTCGAAGAGGGGTTACGGCTTACGGTCGAGTGGTTCAGGAAGAATATCTAG
- the rfbD gene encoding dTDP-4-dehydrorhamnose reductase, with amino-acid sequence MPPRHKILITGSSGMLGIDLSQELHGDYTVIGADVVHGPRSMVHGFESCDVTDKKRVAEVVEGANPDVVIHAAAFTDVDGCESNEAKARAINVEGAGNVAAACRDAGAAIIYISTDFVFDGAKKTPYLETDRTRPLSIYGKSKLEGEEAIKGMTGRHYILRTSWLYGRYGKNFVDTIINKARTEKVLKVVDDQVGSPTYTKDLAKAIHALLDKLSPKPTAHSPERYGIYHISNSGTVSWYEYAKTILEMAGSGTKVIPISSKELARPANRPAMSVLDNEKFTGYTGYIMRSWKSALREYLSETPRKGE; translated from the coding sequence ATGCCGCCAAGACATAAAATACTGATAACCGGATCGAGCGGCATGCTCGGGATCGATCTTTCGCAGGAACTGCACGGCGACTATACGGTAATAGGTGCGGATGTGGTCCACGGTCCACGGTCCATGGTCCATGGTTTTGAAAGTTGCGATGTAACGGATAAGAAGAGGGTCGCGGAGGTGGTGGAGGGCGCCAATCCCGATGTCGTCATCCACGCTGCCGCATTCACGGATGTGGACGGGTGCGAATCAAATGAGGCGAAGGCCCGCGCGATAAACGTCGAAGGCGCGGGGAACGTCGCCGCTGCATGCAGAGATGCCGGCGCGGCCATCATATACATCAGCACCGATTTCGTATTTGACGGCGCGAAGAAGACGCCTTACCTTGAGACGGACAGGACGCGCCCGTTGAGCATATACGGGAAGTCGAAACTCGAGGGCGAGGAAGCGATAAAGGGCATGACAGGGAGGCACTATATACTTCGCACGAGCTGGCTTTACGGAAGATACGGAAAGAACTTCGTCGATACCATAATAAATAAGGCGCGGACGGAGAAGGTCTTGAAGGTGGTGGACGACCAGGTCGGCTCCCCGACGTATACGAAGGACCTGGCTAAAGCGATTCATGCGTTGCTGGACAAGCTCAGCCCAAAGCCCACGGCCCATAGCCCAGAACGCTATGGAATTTATCATATTTCCAACTCGGGAACCGTCTCATGGTACGAATACGCGAAGACGATACTGGAAATGGCCGGGTCTGGGACGAAAGTCATCCCGATATCGTCTAAAGAGCTGGCCCGGCCGGCCAACAGGCCTGCCATGTCGGTGCTGGACAATGAAAAATTCACCGGGTATACCGGATATATCATGCGCAGCTGGAAAAGCGCTTTGAGAGAGTATCTGTCAGAAACGCCAAGAAAAGGGGAATGA
- a CDS encoding nucleotide sugar dehydrogenase, which yields MLRELEKKILSKKAKIGIIGLGYVGLPLAVSFAKKGFNVCGMDIDAKKVKKLNNGESYILDVSSSDLAEARRKKNLRGTSDFSAIKGLDAIIICVPTPLNKSKEPDVSYIVSAVGSIKKHMKRGQLMVLESTTYPGTTEEVMLPILESDGLKEGEDFYLAFSPERVDPGNKRYHTENTPKIIGGISEKSTMIAKLLYEQAIETIVPVSSSKVAEMVKLLENTFRIVNIGLVNEIMLMCDKLGIDVWEVIDAAKTKPYGFMPFYPGPGVGGHCIPVDPIYLSWKARGHGFEARFIDLASYVNSQMPHYVVDKVVEGLNDHGKPLRCSKVLILGVAYKKDVKDLRESPALEIINLLVKKGALVSYYDPYLPYLKIDDINLKGLPFNESSFRDSDCVVITTDHTDVDYNFVLKHSKLVLDTRNVLKGAKKRDKIIKL from the coding sequence ATGCTGAGGGAACTTGAGAAGAAGATATTGAGCAAGAAGGCGAAGATAGGCATCATCGGTCTCGGCTATGTCGGCTTACCGCTGGCCGTCAGTTTCGCCAAAAAGGGGTTCAACGTGTGCGGTATGGACATAGATGCCAAGAAGGTAAAGAAATTGAACAACGGCGAATCGTACATACTCGATGTTTCCAGCTCGGACCTTGCAGAGGCGAGGAGAAAGAAGAACCTGCGCGGCACATCCGACTTCAGCGCGATAAAGGGTCTCGACGCCATCATCATATGCGTCCCGACGCCGCTCAATAAGTCGAAGGAGCCGGACGTCTCTTATATCGTATCCGCCGTAGGGAGCATAAAGAAGCATATGAAACGGGGACAGCTCATGGTGCTGGAGTCGACCACCTACCCGGGTACGACCGAAGAGGTGATGCTGCCGATACTGGAATCGGACGGCCTTAAAGAGGGGGAGGATTTCTATCTGGCCTTCTCGCCTGAAAGGGTCGACCCGGGGAATAAGAGATACCACACGGAGAATACGCCGAAGATAATAGGTGGTATATCGGAAAAGTCGACGATGATAGCCAAATTGCTGTACGAGCAGGCCATAGAGACGATAGTGCCCGTCTCGTCGAGCAAGGTCGCGGAGATGGTAAAACTACTTGAGAACACTTTCAGGATAGTGAATATCGGTCTCGTGAACGAGATAATGCTCATGTGCGATAAGCTGGGCATCGACGTCTGGGAAGTCATAGATGCCGCGAAGACGAAACCCTATGGCTTCATGCCTTTCTACCCCGGGCCCGGTGTCGGAGGCCATTGTATACCGGTCGATCCCATATATCTTTCATGGAAGGCCCGCGGACACGGTTTTGAGGCGCGCTTCATAGACCTGGCATCATACGTCAATTCGCAGATGCCTCATTATGTGGTCGATAAGGTCGTTGAAGGGCTTAATGACCACGGTAAGCCGCTGAGGTGTTCCAAGGTCCTGATCCTGGGCGTCGCATACAAAAAGGACGTAAAGGACCTGCGGGAATCGCCCGCCCTAGAGATAATAAATCTGCTCGTAAAGAAGGGGGCGCTGGTCTCTTATTACGACCCGTATCTGCCCTATCTCAAAATAGACGATATAAACCTGAAGGGCCTGCCGTTCAACGAGAGCTCGTTCAGGGATTCCGACTGTGTCGTGATAACCACAGACCACACGGATGTCGATTATAATTTCGTATTGAAGCATTCAAAACTGGTCCTGGACACGCGCAATGTCCTGAAGGGCGCAAAGAAGAGGGATAAGATAATAAAATTATAG